The Denticeps clupeoides chromosome 1, fDenClu1.1, whole genome shotgun sequence genome segment GGGCACATTTTGGAGAGGTTGTTGAACAGCACCTGTCCGGCGCTCACTTTGTTGCGGACGCCCCGCACCGTGCCGTTCTTGCTGAAGATGTTCACCCGCTTGCCGCTGAACACGTGCTCCTTGGTCGCGCTGGCGTACATGAGCAGGTCGTCCGGCTCGGCCTCGCCGTCGGCGGCGTGCGCCAGGCCGCTCAGGTGCAGGTTGGCGTCGCTGGCCGCCGGCTCGGCGGCGCGCTCGGCGCCGGCGTCGGAGTCCAGGGAGTCGGTGCCGGAGCTCGCGTCCTCCCGGAACACCTCCCTGAGCACGCGGCCGCTGTGCGCCGACGCCACGCGGAACCGGACCGTCCGCTCCGCCCGGTACTCGCTACCCTGGGCCGCCATCGACACCAGTGAGGAGGTTACATGGCGGGTCCGAACCCGACCTGTTAACCCGCCTGGACTAATGATCAGCCCGGCCTCGCGCCGGACACCCCAGCGCGTTAATAATAAATGCGCCGTCACCACGGCAACGGCGAACCGATacgcattaataaataaaccatcGCCGTATTTTAAATAGAAACTAACGAGCATGCAGGTCAGCGGGGCAGGAGatacgaataaaaaaaaaaggctaaattCATTTCTACAAGATTGAGTCCTGGTCACTTGTAGAAAATCACGTTTCATGTTTACTTATACAGGCCATACActacaaaaatctaaaaaacaaaacaaaacatggtAAAAGACAATGATTTGATAAATCAATTAAAAGCTTTACAAAAAAGCATAGCATAGTCCGAAGATGAGTTAAAAGAGGAAAAGATGTATGCTTTATTTCACGTGGTTCCTCAGATGAACGTGTGTGCTGTAGCACCACCTGTTGGTAGACGTGTGGCATGTCTggaatttttataaaaatgcagCGAAGGCCTATTCTGCTACTTcttcaaaatatttttcattattgaCCGTCAAGCACCGTCGAAACTGTACTATACAGGAAAAATAATCACAGATCCCTCGCACCATTGACACGGACTGTTTGGCCTGCTGACCTCTGGCAGACGatctagaagcctgcagactggGACCAAGCTTCTTTCCCCTCGCCGCCCACTTCCTTAAATCTGAACAGGACTGAAATTAATGTCTACCTGTATTGTTTTGGAAtcctatgtatttttttttaatcgagtTATATTTAGTGTCTTGGAAGGCTTTTTTACCCGCTCGCTGCTTTTGGTTCCGCCGCACGGTAGGTGGCGGTAGCGGGTTTCTGGGACGCGGGTGTTCCAGTTTGATCCAGcgtagaaaaaacaaaacattgcgGCAGATTTGAGTTTTTGCTTAACATTTGTCTTTATAATCGCCTTCAGAAGGACTAAAATCCCAAGATCGGTTATGTGAAGGTAACTTGCGTTTCTGCTCATATATGAAACCGAtaacacacacccagcaaagCACATTTACTGTTTCTAACTTACACTTGGCGACAGCAACTCAAATTACACACGACGCCTTGTGGTGATTTTTGACCAGACGTGTTTTGAGCTTTGCCTAAAGTGCAGTGCAGGGAAACACTGTCAGTGTCTTCGGTGAAAATATGTAGCGCTATTTGCAGCGAAATTACAGGGAATTATTATGGTCATGTGGAAATGCCCTtgtttttgattatttaaacccgatgcactagatactgtgCCAGTGTGAATCTGGCCGGTCGAATTgattctttaatcagtgcaactgttttcagcgaCACTGAAATAATTCATAggcaaataaaatacattttctttcaaagAATCAATGAAACTTTTAAAGTCACAAATTTCCATTGGAACTCAAAGAGTTCTTACTGCTGGTAAAATTCCTATTTACATGTATGTAGCTATTCCATAATTTGAACCAAACAATTGTttcccatccaaaaaaaaaggacatttctaaatcaCAGGTCGAaatgtattgatattttttttcatcagtgaCTGTTGAAGTGGAACAGAGGGGGATTGATAAGGATAGCAGTTTCTTGAATTAAATGTATAttcatgtaaataatgtaaatctTTATCTGTTATGGTTTAAGTGTGCTTGATGTGCCTGATAGGGtgtttggtgttgtgtgtgCCCTCTCTTGTCCAGCATGTAGGTATGGGGAGTGTTCGAGCTGCCTGGTGCAGTGTCCCTGTGGTGGTTCTCTGCCTGGCAGGGTTGCTCTGCGCCAACTTACTGCTCTATTGGTACCTTGAAGCCCTTTATCCAGTCGGTGTCATGCCTCATGTAGGGAGGCAGTGCCCACCACGTCACTTCAAGCTGGGCAATATGAAAGACTGCATCCCTTGGCTGCAGTGCGCAGAGGTGCGTAAAGACGTCCGCAGGCTGAAGCTGATTGGCCAGGGTGCTGTGAAAAAGGTGAGAGAATTTTATATATCTTTAATATACACACTCTTTAAATGTAATGAGACCGTGATAACTGCTGtagatgtattattttttctgGATGTAGGTGTATCTTTCGGAATGGAAAGGACAGAAGGTGGCGCTGTCTGCCCTCGTATCAGAGACATATCGGCCTGACTTCCTGCATGGCCTCTCCATGCTGCACTCACTTCAGAGCGTTCGGGTGGTACAGCTGGTTGGGGCATGTGAGGATGACTACGTTCTGGTCACTGAATACCACCCACTCGGAACACCACTTTCCCTTGATGACGCCCTGGCAATGCCCCGTTACCATGGCAGTGACACATGGCAGACACGCCTTCATTTGGTGCTGGACTACGTTGCGTTCCTGAGTTTCCTACACAACAGCCCAGTGGGCAGCCGGGTCATGTGTGACTCCAACGATCTTGGCAAAACCCTCAGCCAATtcctgctgacctctgacctcagacTTGTGGCCAATGACCTCGATGCACTACCAGAGGTGCCTCGAGGGGGCCAAGGGGTGAAGTGTGGCCCTCGAGAACTCACTGGGGATTTTGTTGCACCTGAACAACTGTGGCCGCATGGCAGTGGGACACCCTTCACAGACGAGCTCATGCCCGGCTACGATGAAAAGACAGACGTGTGGAAGATTCCTGATGTGACCCGTTTCCTTTTGGGTCATGTGGTCGGAAGCGATGTAATCCATTTCCACCTATTTCAGATCCATGCAGATTGTAAGAGATACGACCCTCGAATGCGGCCAACAGCACGGGAAGTGCTGAGTGTGTATCGTTCGGTCTATGACACTATGGTGGAGAGCCACAGACACACGCGGGACATGCTGTAGTTTCCATAGGAGAACTAATAGGTAGTTATGAGGAGGTTCATACAGCTTGTGTTGTCAATTGGAACACTAATGCATGAATAACTTCCATATTCCGATTAGAATTCTCCACTGATAGCTTTTCGagtataataatttaattatcaaggaatgtaaatctaaatggcAAGGCCATTGCTTCCCTTTTCGTCCTCCAAATTTGAATACCTGTGCAGTTCCCCATGATTTAATTTACATCAATTAAGTGACAGTGACTGTTGCAaggtgtgtattcatatattggACGAGTGAACTATGAACACTGGAGATCTGGGTGTAGTGTGCC includes the following:
- the pomk gene encoding protein O-mannose kinase yields the protein MGSVRAAWCSVPVVVLCLAGLLCANLLLYWYLEALYPVGVMPHVGRQCPPRHFKLGNMKDCIPWLQCAEVRKDVRRLKLIGQGAVKKVYLSEWKGQKVALSALVSETYRPDFLHGLSMLHSLQSVRVVQLVGACEDDYVLVTEYHPLGTPLSLDDALAMPRYHGSDTWQTRLHLVLDYVAFLSFLHNSPVGSRVMCDSNDLGKTLSQFLLTSDLRLVANDLDALPEVPRGGQGVKCGPRELTGDFVAPEQLWPHGSGTPFTDELMPGYDEKTDVWKIPDVTRFLLGHVVGSDVIHFHLFQIHADCKRYDPRMRPTAREVLSVYRSVYDTMVESHRHTRDML
- the grxcr1b gene encoding glutaredoxin domain-containing cysteine-rich protein 1, whose amino-acid sequence is MAAQGSEYRAERTVRFRVASAHSGRVLREVFREDASSGTDSLDSDAGAERAAEPAASDANLHLSGLAHAADGEAEPDDLLMYASATKEHVFSGKRVNIFSKNGTVRGVRNKVSAGQVLFNNLSKMCPGSLYGNRHVRQRP